One genomic segment of Gadus chalcogrammus isolate NIFS_2021 chromosome 3, NIFS_Gcha_1.0, whole genome shotgun sequence includes these proteins:
- the LOC130379300 gene encoding transcription activator BRG1, whose protein sequence is MATPDPATGGTPRPGPSPGPGPSPGPGPSPGAMHGPSPGPSPGSTHSMMGHGPTSSGAPPSGPPGYSLDTLHPLHKPIEGVHEKSGAEEGRFTQMKGGSLRQGGHSGMGPPPSPLDQHSQGYQSPLGGSDHSSPSNGPPSGPLMPSSALTPLDGSSGDPQSMGPNSRAGPPGSAGPGPNTNPGPGLCPGATGLGPGLVSMGPVGPGGPAGPTPFNQTQLQQLRAQIMAYKMLARGQPLPDHLQMAVQGKRPMQQQPIPSLAPGGGVGPGGGPPGPCPGLAGYGRAHGLMGPHMPPHGPLGVLTGIQGSNPNGPPKTWSEGPPVSSAAPCSGLPQKLLPPQPGGRPSPAPPPGPAAVAAPLMAPQTHSPGHPAQPGPVMPHHAKPNRVTPIQKPCGLDPLEILQEREIRLQARISHRIAELENLPGSLAGDLRTKATIEIKALRLLTFQRQLRQEVVVCMRRDTALETALDHKAYKRSKRQSLREARITEKLEKQQKIEQERKRRQKHQEYLNSILQHAKDFKEFHRSIGGKMQKLTKAVATYHANTEREQKKENERIEKERMRRLMAEDEEGYRKLIDQKKDKRLAYLLQQTDEYVANLTDLVRAHKAVQALRERKKKKKKKKKKLEAAEGQAPALGPDGEPLDESSQMSDLPVKVIHVESGNILSGVDAPKAGQLETWLEMNPGYEMAPRSDSEGSEEEEEEDEEEEEEPQPSAAPVEEEKKKKIPDPDCEEVSEVDVRHIIEHAKQDVDDEYGSAAFARGLQSYYLVAHAITEQVDKQSSLLINGQLKQYQVKGLEWLVSLYNNNLNGILADEMGLGKTIQTIALITYLMENKRLNGPYLIIVPLSTLSNWVCEFDKWAPTVVKVSFKGSPAARRAFVPQLRSGKFNVLLTTYEYIIKDKQILAKIRWKYMIVDEGHRMKNHHCKLTQVLNTHYLAPRRVLLTGTPLQNKLPELWALLNFLLPTIFKSCSTFEQWFNAPFAMTGEKVSVDLNEEETILIIRRLHKVLRPFLLRRLKKEVEAQLPEKVEYVIKCDMSALQRVLYRHMQAKGILLTDGSEKDKKGKGGTKTLMNTIMQLRKICNHPYIFQQIEESFSEHLGFTGGIVQGPDLYRASGKFEVLDRILPKLEATNHKVLLFCQMTTLMTIMEDYFAYRSFKYLRLDGTTKADDRGMLLKSFNDPDSQYFIFLLSTRAGGLGLNLQSADTVVIFDSDWNPHQDLQAQDRAHRIGQTNEVRVLRLCTINSVEEKILAAAKYKLNVDQKVIQAGMFDQKSSSNERRAFLQAILETEEQDEVCVCPWEEDEVPDDETVNQMIARSEDEFEQFMRMDLDRRREDARNPRRRPRLMEEDELPAWILKDDAEVERLTCEDEEEKLFGRGSRLRKEVDYSDALTETQWLKAVEDGTLEEIEDEVRHKKTTRKRRRERDPEAPGPSSSSCSSRSGLRGGQDEEGKRHRRRGRPPVERLSPNPAPLTKKMRRIVDAVIKYKDSASGRQLSEVFIQLPSRKELPEYYELIRRPVDFRKIKEKIRGHRYRSLADLERDVMLLFQNAQTFNLEGSLIYEDSIVLQSVFTSLRQKIEREEESEGEESEEEEDEQEEGSETESRPVKVKIRLGRREKAGERGKGRSRRSGRIRAKPVVSDDDTEEEQEEEPSPSASAEES, encoded by the exons ATGGCGACTCCGGACCCTGCTACGGGGGGCACCCCTCGTCCAGGTCCGTCCCCAGGTCCAGGGCCCTCCCCAGGTCCAGGGCCCTCCCCAGGGGCCATGCATGGCCCCAGCCCTGGCCCCTCCCCTGGCTCTACTCACAGTATGATGGGTCATGGCCCAACGTCCTCAGGGGCCCCTCCGTCGGGCCCCCCTGGATACAGCCTGGACACCCTGCACCCGCTGCACAAA ccaatcgaGGGAGTGCATGAGAAGAGCGGGGCTGAGGAGGGCCGGTTCACCCAGATGAAGGGCGGGTCTCTGAGGCAGGGGGGGCACAGTGGCATGGGCCCCCCACCCAGCCCGCTGGACCAGCACTCCCAAG GTTACCAGTCGCCACTAGGGGGCtcggaccactccagcccttcCAATGGGCCTCCTTCGGGTCCCCTCATGCCGTCTTCAGCGCTCACCCCCTTAGACGGCTCCAGCGGAGATCCACAGAGCATGGGTCCCAACAGCAGAGCCGGACCCCCCGGCAGCGCAGGCCCTGGACCCAACACCAACCCCGGACCCGGCTTGTGCCCTGGTGCTACGGGCCTGGGACCGGGCTTAGTATCCATGGGCCCCGTTGGACCCGGGGGCCCCGCCGGCCCCACGCCGTTCAACCAGAcccagctgcagcagctcaGGGCCCAGATCATGGCCTATAAGATGCTGGCTCGTGGGCAGCCCCTGCCGGACCACCTCCAGATGGCCGTCCAGGGGAAGAGGCccatgcagcagcagcccatCCCCAGCCTGGCCCCTGGTGGTGGGGTAGGCCCAGGAGGGGGGCCCCCTGGACCGTGCCCGGGACTCGCAGGCTACGGCAGAGCCCACG GACTGATGGGACCCCACATGCCTCCACACGGACCCTTAGGGGTCCTGACCGGAATCCAGGGGTCTAACCCCAATGGTCCACCTAAGACCTGGTCTGAGG gccCCCCGGTGAGCTCCGCCGCCCCCTGCTCCGGCCTCCCCCAGAAGCTCCTCCCTCCGCAGCCCGGGGGCCGGCCCTCCCCCGCTCCGCCCCCCGGGCCCGCCGCGGTGGCCGCCCCGCTCATGGCCCCGCAGACCCACTCCCCGGGGCACCCGGCCCAGCCCGGTCCCGTGATGCCGCACCACGCCAAGCCCAACCGCGTCACGCCCATCCAGAAGCCCTGCGGCCTGGACCCGCTGGAGATCCTGCAGGAGAGGGAGATCAG GCTGCAGGCTCGTATCAGCCACCGCATCGCGGAGCTGGAGAACCTGCCGGGCTCCCTGGCCGGTGACCTGCGCACCAAGGCCACCATCGAGATCAAGGCCCTGCGCCTGCTCACCTTCCAGAGGCAG ctccgtcaggaggtggtggtgtgcaTGCGGCGTGACACCGCCCTGGAGACAGCCCTGGACCACAAGGCCTACAAGCGCAGCAAGCGTCAGTCCCTGCGAGAGGCCCGCATCACGGAGAAGCTGGAGAAGCAGCAGAAGATCGAGCAGGAGCGCAAACGAAGGCAGAAGCACCAG GAGTACCTGAACAGCATCCTGCAGCACGCCAAGGACTTCAAGGAGTTCCACCGCTCCATCGGGGGGAAGATGCAGAAGCTGACCAAGGCCGTGGCCACGTACCACGCCAACACGGAGCGCgagcagaagaaggagaacGAGCGCATCGAGAAGGAGCGGATGAGGAGGCTcatg gcggaggacgaggagggctACAGGAAGCTGATCGACCAGAAGAAAGACAAGCGGCTGGCCTACCTGCTGCAGCAGACGGACGAGTACGTGGCCAACCTCACGGATCTGGTGCGCGCCCACAAGGCCGTGCAGGCCCTCCgcgaaaggaagaagaagaagaagaagaagaagaagaag CTGGAGGCTGCAGAAGGACAGGCTCCCGCCCTGGGCCCTGACGGAGAG CCGCTGGATGAGAGCAGCCAGATGAGCGACCTGCCCGTGAAGGTCATCCACGTGGAGAGCGGCAACATCCTGTCGGGAGTGGACGCCCCCAAGGCCGGCCAGCTGGAGACCTGGCTGGAGATGAACCCCGG CTACGAGATGGCCCCGCGCTCAGACAGCGAAGGcagcgaggaggaagaggaggaggacgag gaggaagaggaggagcctcaGCCTTCCGCCGctccagtggaggaggagaagaagaagaagatcccAGATCCAGATTGCGAGGAGGTGTCTGAGGTGGACGTCCGCCACATCATAGA GCACGCCAAGCAGGACGTGGACGATGAGTACGGCAGCGCAGCCTTCGCGCGCGGGCTCCAGTCCTACTACCTGGTGGCCCACGCCATCACGGAGCAGGTGGACAAACAGTCTAGCCTGCTGATCAACGGACAGCTCAAACAATACCAG gtgaaaGGCCTGGAGTGGCTGGTCTCTCTGTACAACAACAACCTGAATGGGATCCTGGCGGACGAGATGGGCCTGGGGAAGACCATCCAGACCATCGCCCTCATCACCTACCTCATGGAGAACAAGCGCCTCAACGGGCCCTACCTCATCATCGTCCCTCTCTC AACTCTCTCCAACTGGGTATGCGAGTTTGACAAGTGGGCTCCGACGGTCGTCAAGGTGTCCTTCAAG GGCTCTCCCGCTGCCAGGCGGGCCTTTGTACCTCAGCTGCGCAGCGGCAAGTTCAACGTGTTGCTCACCACCTACGAGTACATCATCAAGGACAAACAGATCCTTGCCAAG ATCCGGTGGAAGTACATGATCGTGGACGAGGGCCACCGCATGAAGAACCACCACTGCAAGCTGACCCAGGTGCTGAACACCCACTACCTGGCCCCGCGCCGGGTGCTGCTGACGGGCACGCCGCTGCAGAACAAGCTGCCCGAGCTCTGGGCGCTGCTCAACTTCCTGCTGCCCACCATCTTCAAGAGCTGCAGCACCTTCGAGCAGTGGTTCAACGCCCCCTTCGCCATGACCGGGGAGAAAGTGAGC GTGGATCTAAACGAGGAGGAGACCATCCTCATCATTCGCCGCCTGCACAAGGTGCTCCGCCCCTTCCTGTTGCGTAGGCTCAAGAAGGAAGTGGAGGCGCAGCTTCCGGAGAAG GTGGAGTACGTCATCAAGTGTGACATGTCGGCGCTGCAGAGGGTGCTGTACCGACACATGCAGGCCAAGGGCATCCTGCTCACCGACGGCTCGGAGAAGGACAAGAAG GGCAAAGGAGGAACCAAGACTCTAATGAACACCATTATGCAGCTGAGGAAGATCTGCAACCACCCCTACATCTTTCAGCAGATAGAG gaaTCATTCTCCGAGCATTTAGGCTTCACTGGTGGTATAGTCCAGGG GCCTGACCTGTACCGGGCGTCGGGTAAGTTCGAGGTCCTGGACCGGATCCTGCCCAAGCTGGAGGCCACCAACCACAAGGTGCTGCTGTTCTGCCAGATGACCACCCTCATGACCATCATGGAGGATTACTTCGCCTACCGCTCCTTCAAATACCTACGCCTGGACG GCACCACGAAGGCAGACGACCGCGGCATGCTGCTGAAGTCCTTCAACGACCCCGACTCCCAGTACTTCATCTTCCTGCTCAGCACGCGGGCCGGCGGCCTGGGCCTCAACCTGCAGTCCGCCGACACCGTGGTCATCTTCGACTCAGACTGGAACCCCCACCAG GACCTGCAGGCCCAGGACCGGGCCCACCGCATCGGGCAGACCAACGAGGTGCGCGTGCTGCGCCTGTGCACCATCAACAGCGTGGAGGAGAAGATCCTGGCGGCGGCCAAGTACAAGCTCAACGTGGACCAGAAGGTGATCCAGGCGGGCATGTTCGACCAGAAGTCGTCCAGCAACGAGCGCCGGGCCTTCCTGCAGGCCATCCTCGAGACGGAGGAGCAGgacgaggtgtgtgtctgtccttgg gaggaggatgaggtccCAGACGATGAGACGGTCAACCAGATGATCGCCAGGAGCGAGGATGAATTTGAACAGTTCATG CGTATGGACCTGGACCGGCGCCGTGAGGACGCCCGTAACCCGCGGCGCCGGCCCCGGctgatggaggaggacgagCTGCCGGCCTGGATCCTGAAGGATGACGCGGAGGTGGAGCGCCTCACCtgcgaggacgaggaggagaagctgTTTGGCCGCGGCTCCCGCCTCCGCAAGGAGGTGGACTACAGCGACGCGCTGACGGAGACCCAGTGGCTCAAG GCCGTCGAGGACGGGACGCTGGAGGAGATCGAGGACGAGGTGCGCCACAAGAAGACCACGcgcaagaggaggagggagcgggaCCCGGAggcccccggcccctcctcctcctcctgctcctcccggaGCGGCCTCCGGGGGGGCCAGGAcgaggaggggaagaggcaCCGCAGGAGGGGGCGCCCCCCGGTGGAGCGGCTGTCCCCCAACCCGGCCCCCCTCAccaagaagatgaggaggatcGTGGACGCCGTCATCAAGTACAAAGACAG CGCCAGCGGCCGGCAGCTGAGCGAGGTGTTCATCCAGCTGCCGTCGCGCAAGGAGCTGCCCGAGTACTACGAGCTGATCCGCAGGCCTGTGGACTTCAGGAAGATCAag GAGAAGATCCGAGGCCACCGGTACCGCAGCCTGGCCGACCTGGAGCGGGACGTCATGCTGCTCTTCCAGAACGCCCAGACCTTCAACCTGGAGGGCTCCCTG atctACGAGGACTCCATCGTGCTCCAGTCGGTGTTCACCAGCCTGAGGCAGAAGAtcgagagggaagaggagagcgagggggaggagagcgaggaagaggaggacgagcaAGAGGAAGGCTCCGAgacagagt CCCGCCCGGTGAAGGTAAAGATCCGCCTCGGTCGTCGGGAGAAGGCGGGCGAGCGAGGAAAGGGCCGCAGCCGGAGGTCCGGCCGCATCCGAGCCAAGCCCGTCGTCAGCGATGACgacacagaggaggagcaggaggag GAGCCTTCCCCAAGTGCCTCAGCGGAGGAGTCCTAA